Within the Streptomyces sp. NBC_00353 genome, the region GGCCGGCGCCCATCGTGAACCAGCCCATCGACAGCATCTGGAACGGCATCCACGGGCCCACCCCGCCGGTGAGCAGGGCGGACGCGAACATCGTCACCGAGCCGAGCACGAAGCCGAAGCCGGGGCCGAGCACCCGGCCGCTCAGCACCATCAGGAAGAACATCGGCTCCAGGCCCGCCGTACCGGCGCCGAGCGGACGCAGCGCGGCACCGACCGCAGCGAGCACACCCAGCATCGCCACCGCCTTCGCGTCCAGGCCGGAGTCCGCGATGGTGGCGACGACCACACCGACCAGGAGCGGAAGCAGTGCGGCGAACAGCCACGGTGCGTCCTGGGAATGGGCGAGACCGGAGTCCGCGTCCGCGAGCAGCGGCCAGCCGATGGAGGCGACGCCGATCGCGCTGACGAGGAGGAGTGCGGCGATCGCACGGGGGCCCAGTCGTACCGGACGGCTTCGGAGGTCGCTCATGCGCCGGCCTCCAGCGCCCCGCGCACCTGTGTCACGGTCAGCCACTCCTGCGGGGCGAGGATCTTCGCGGTCTGCGGTGCGAATGCCGGTGACGAGACCACCACCTGCCGGGTCGGCCCGTCCGCGACGGTCTCCCCGTCCGCGAGGATCACCACCCGGTGGGCCAGCTCGGCGGCGAGTTCCACGTCGTGCGTGGCCAGCACGATCGCATGGCCCCCGGCTGCCAGGCCGCGCAGCACACGTATCAGCCGGGCCTTCGCCGCGTAGTCCAGACCGCGGGTGGGCTCGTCCAGCAGCAGGAGCGGGGGCCGTGCGGTCAGCACAATGGCCAGCGCCAGGGCGAGCCGCTGCCCCTCGGAGAGATCACGGGGGTGGGTGTCGTCCGGTACGTCGGGCAGCAGCTCGGAGACCAGGGCCCGGCAGCTGCCCGCCGCCGCGCCCGCGTCGGCGTCGGCCGCCGCGCACTCGGCGGCGACCGTGTCCGCGTACAGCAGATCGCGCGGTTCCTGCGGTACGAGCCCGACCCGGCGCACCATGTCGCGCGGATGCGTGCGGTGCGGGGCCCGGCCGCCGACGAGGACGCTTCCGGTCGTGGGCTCGACCATGCCGACGAGGGCGGCGAGCAGTGTGGACTTGCCCGCGCCGTTGCGGCCCATCAGGGCGACGGTCTCGCCCGGCGCGACGGAGAACGTCACCCGGCGCAGCGCCTCGACACGCCCGCGCCGCACCCCCAGGCCCTCGACCCGGGTGGTCGCTTCCGCGACAGCTTCGGGAGCGGATCGGGGAGCGGGCACGCGACGGCGCCCGAACAGACCACGGCGTACGGGCGTGGTTGCGGGCAGCGGCGCCGGGGCGGCGGACGCCGACGGAGCGGGCGACGGCGGTTCGGCCGAGGCCAGCCGCTCCCGCAGATCCGTCGCGCGGCGCCGCGCATCGCGTACCGACAGCGGCAACGGCTCCCAGCCCGCCAGCCGGCCCAGGGCCACCACCGGCGGGTGGACCGGGGAGACCGCCATGATGTCGGCGGGGGCGCCCATCACCGGTGCGGCGCCCGGCGACGGCAGCAGAACGACCTGGTCCGCGTACTGGACGACGCGTTCCAGGCGGTGCTCCGCCATCAGGACCGTCGTGCCCAGGTCGTGCACCAGCCGCTGGAGCACCGCGAGGACCTCCTCGGCCGCCGCCGGGTCCAGCGCGGACGTCGGTTCGTCGAGGACCAGGACCTTGGGGTGCGGGGTCAGCACCGAGCCGATCGCGACCCGCTGCTGCTGGCCGCCGGAGAGCGTGGCGATCGGCCGGTCGCGCAGCCCGGCGAGGCCCAGCAGGTCGAGGGTCTCCTCGACCCGCCGCCGCATCACGTCGGGGGCAAGTCCCAGCGACTCCATGCCGTACGCCAGCTCGTCCTCGACGGTGTCGGTGACGAAGTGGGAGAGCGGGTCCTGTCCCACCGTGCCGACGAGATCGGCGAGTTCGCGCGGCTTGTGGGTACGGGTGTCACGGCCGTCGACCATCACCCTGCCGCGCAGCGTGCCGCCCGTGAAGTGCGGTACGAGACCGGAGACGGCGCCCAGCAGCGTCGACTTGCCGACCCCCGAAGGGCCGACGAGCAGCACCAACTCGCCCTCGGGGACGGTCAGATCGACCCCGGACAGGGTCGGGCGCGCGGCCCCCTCGTACTGCACCGAGACCTGCTCGAACCGGATCACTGGCTCTCCTCGGAGTTCGCGACGGCCACAACGGGCGGCGCGGGCGCCACCGCCGCGGGCAACAGCCCGATCAGCACCGCCGCCGCCGGCCACAGCGGGAACACCGGCGCCGTCAGCGGTACGACTCCGGGATGCAGCGCCTCCGGGTCGGCACTGCCCGCCCAGATCATCGCCGCCGCGACCACCGCACCCGACCCGGCCACCAGCCAGGCCCTCGCCCCCCACCGGTCGGGCCGGTAGCGGGTGCGGACCGAGCGGGCACCGCCGAGCCGGAGCCCGGCCATCGCGGCGACGAGCCCGGCGAACAGCAGCGGCAGCCCGTACACCGCACCCTGCGAGGCCAGCAGACCGTACGTGCCGGCGCAGACCCCCAGCAGCCCGCCGAGCGTGAGGACGTTCGTGGTGTGCCGGACGGCGCGCGGCACCTGGGCCGTACGCCCGTATCCGCGCGCGTCCATCGACGCCGCCACCGCCACCGACCGCTCCAGCGCACCCTCCAGCACCGGCAGTCCGATCTGCAGGACGGCCTTGATGCCACCGGCCGGGCGGCCCCGCAGCCGCCGTGCGGTGCGCAGCCGCACCACATCGGCAACCATGTTCGGTGCGAACGTCATCGCGACGACGACCGCGACGCCCGCCTCGTACAGTGCGCCCGGCAGCGACTTCAGCAGCCGGGCCGGGTTGGCGAGCGAGTTCGCCGCGCCGATGCAGATCAGCAGGGTGGCCAGCTTCGCCCCGTCGTACAGCGCGAAGAGCAACTGCTCGGCGGTGACCCGGCCGCCGATCCTGACGCCCTGCGCCCAGTCGGGGAGCGGGACTTCGGGGAGGGTGAACACCGGGTGCGTACCGGGGATCGGTGAGCCGAGAAAGACGGAGAACAGCAGCCGCACGCCGACGACGAACAGCCCGATCCTGATGAACGCCCCGTACGAACGGGCCCACGGCGCATCCGTCCGGCGCGCCGCCACGACGTAACCGGCCACCCCCACCAGCAGCCCGAGCAGCAGCGGATTGCTGGTCCGGGAGGCGGCGGTGGCCAGCCCGATCGCCCACAGCCACCAGGCCCCGGCGGGCAGGGCGTTGCTGCGGGTCGCCTCGGGGGCGCGCAGGGCACGGCCCGGCCGGGCAGGGCCGGCGGAGACGGTCATCCGCGGCGGCGGCGGGCCTGCACCACTGCGGCGACGCCGAGCAGAAGGACGGCGGCGACACCGGCGAGCACCCCGGCGGACGGACCGCCGCGGCCGCTCCCCGGGTGGGCCGAGGCGGACGGGCTCGCGGGTGCCTGCGACGTACCGTCGGCGTGCCCGGTGCCGGAGACCTGCTCACCGCAGCCCGAGGCCGGATAGCCGGAGATCGCGCAGAGCAGTGCCTCGCTGCTGTAGCGCAGCGGCTTGGCCACGGAGGCGAGGGCCTCCGCGGCGCTCGCGTCCTCGGCGACCTGCGCGCATGCGGTACGCGGCGCGGGCGGCGTCTCCCCGTCCGGGGCGTCCGCCGCCGTGCCGGGGTCGATGACGAGCGCGATCCGCTTGGTGCCGTCCTTGGCGGGGGTGTCCGCACAGATCACCGCGAAGTCGGGGGCGCGGCGCGGTTTCGCCGAGTCCTGGGAGTCCTCGCTCACCGAGAACCGGAAGCCCTGCACCGCACCGTCGTCGGGCCGGACCAGCGACGGGCCCTGGGTGGCGTACGCCCAGCCCGTCCCCTTGCCCTCCCAGAACGACCAGTAGCGGTAGCCGGCCGCGTGGGCGGTGCCCGCACCGAGCACGGTCAGGACGGCGCCGAGAACGAGCAGCAGGGCGCCCGCCGTCGGCCACCCGGATCGATTGCCCGCCCGGTTCACAGCTGCGGGGTCTTCCGGCGGCTGCTGATGAGGAAGCCGACGCCGGCACCGGCGGCGAGACCGATACCGACGAGCCACCACACCCCGAGACCGGCGTCGTCGCTGGTGCCGTCCTGCGCCGCGTAGTCGCTGGTGGCCGGCGAGGGTGTGTGGGCGGCGGCCGGCTTCGGTCCGGTCGCGTTCAGCCGCTCGACCAGGTCGACGCCGCCGAAGTCGCGGGCATCGGCGCCGGTCGTGTGCGCGGCCACGACCAACTGGGCGTAGGCGGCCGGGCCGTTCTCGGCCGCCCAGGGCGCGGCGTTCTTCTTCAGCCAGCCGAGCGCGCCGGCCGCCTTGTCCTGGTGGCCCGTGGCGGCCAGGGCGACGACCGCGTCCGCGGTGTTGCCGAAATCGGGCTGCTCGGTGGTGTCGGTGGCGCCCGGCATCGGGGGCTGGTTCAGGTGGCCGGTCTTCGCGAGGGCGCCCGCGAGATAGTGGGCACCGTTCTGGGCGGCCTGCTCGGGCTTGACGACGGCACCCTTGTGGCAGGTGGGCGCCTTGTCCTCGGACGCGGAATTGTTCCAGGCGGCCAGCCCCTTGCCCATCGAACCGAGCACTCCGGCCGCGGTGGCGTCCGCGTTGGCGGCGAGCTTGCCGGCCTTGTCGGGCTGGTACGCGAACGCGCCGCCGTCCTTGCCGCCGCACGGGATGGCCAGTTCGAGCAACGCGTCGTACGGCGTCCTGCCGCCCTTGGTCGTCACATCGCCGAGCCGCTGGCCCCGCTTGGCCAGGGCGCCGATCACGATCGAGGTGGAGTTGGCGTCGCTGGGCGAGCCCGGGTTGTAACCCCAGCCGCCGTCCTCGTTCTGAACGGACTTCAGCCAGTCGACCCCGTTGTCGACGGCATCGCCGTGCCCGCCGACCTCGGCCAGCGCCTGGACCGCGGCGGCGGTGGCATTGGTGTCCGTCATGGTCTTCGCGTCGCACGGCTTGCCGGCATCTGCGCGGTACGAGGCGTAGGCGCCGCTGTCGCACTGCTGGGCGACCAGCCAGTCGACGGACGCGGCGGCGGGCGTGACCCCTTCGAGCCGCTGGGCGATGAAGGCCAGCGACTGCCTCCAGACCCCGTCGTACGTCGGGTCCTTGGTGCCGTACAGCCCGGACGGCAGTGCGACGGACGGGGTGGGCGACGGAGACGGCGCCGCCACCGCGGCCGGGGCAGCGGCCGCACAGAGCACGGTGGCGGTGGCGGCGAGCGTTGCTGCGGTGCGGCGAACGGTCATGGTGGGCTGGGCCTCTCCTGCGGTGGGAACCGGGCACAGGCACACTCAGGCACCAGGCTCCGGCCCCGTATGCCTCGACGGTGCCGGTCACCGGGGTTCCGGTGACGCGAGCCGGTCACGACCGCGGACAGGGCATTCCGACTTACCGCTGTGTCAGCGGCTCACGGTTGCGTGGTCAGCGCCGGATTCGCACCGGCTTCCCCCTGAACGGGCATGATGACGACTCGCACACTCTACCGGGGCGTAGCCCGCCCCTTCGGGCGGAGGGGCGCCCGGAACAGCGACGTACGTCACCCGTGGGGCCGGGGCGGGACGGAGCGGTGGGAGAGGAGGTCAGCCCCTGATGACCGCCAGTGCCTCGTCGCGAACCCTGGCCATGGTGGCCTCGTCCCGGGCTTCGACGTTCAGGCGGAGGAGCGGCTCGGTGTTGGAGGGGCGGACATTGAACCACCAGTCCGCTGCCGTGACGGTCAGGCCGTCGAGTTCGTCGAGGGTGACTCCCTCACGGCCGGCGTAGGCAGCGGTGACCGCGGTGAGGCGGTCGGCCCGGTCGGCGACCGTGGAGTTGATCTCGCCGGAAGCGGCATAGCGGTCGTACCCCGCGACCAGTGCGGACAGGGGACCGTCCTGCCCGCCGAGCGCCGCCAGCACATGCAGGGCAGCGAGCATCCCGGTGTCGGCGTTCCAGAAGTCCTGGAAGTAGTAGTGCGCGGAGTGCTCGCCCCCGAAGATCGCCCCGGACCGGGCCATCTCCGCCTTGATGAAGGAGTGCCCGACGCGCGTACGCACCGGGGTGCCGCCGTGCTCACGGACCACCTCCGGCACCGACCACGAGGTGATCAGATTGTGGATGACCACGCCCGAGCCGCCGTGGCGGGCCAGCTCCCGGGCCGCCACCAGCGCGGTGATCGCCGACGGCGAGACCGGATCGCCGTGCTCGTCGACGACGAAACAGCGGTCCGCGTCTCCGTCGAACGCGATACCGAGGTCGGCGCCCTCGTCACGCACCCGCTTCTGCAGGTCGACGATGTTGGCCGGATCGAGCGGGTTCGCCTCGTGGTGGGGGAACGTCCCGTCCAGCTCGAAGTACATCGGGACCAGATCCAGCGGGAGGCCCGCGAAGACCGTCGGCACGGTGTGCCCGCCCATTCCGTTGCCCGCGTCCACCACCACCTTCAGCGGCCGGATCGACGTCACGTCCACCAGAGAGAGCAGGTGGGCGGCGTAGTCCTGCAGGGTCTCCCGTTCACCGACCGCGCCCGGCGTCGCGACCGGCTCCGGGGCGCCCGACTCCTGCCATGCCTCCACCAGCTCCCGGATCCGGGACAGGCCGGTGTCCTGGCCCACCGGGGCCGCGCCCGCACGGCACATCTTGATGCCGTTGTACCGGGCCGGGTTGTGCGAGGCCGTGAACATCGCTCCCGGCAGGTCCAGCGCCCCCGACGCGTAGTACAGCTGATCCGTCGAGCACAGCCCGATCAGTGTCACCGCTGCGCCACGGTTCGACGCACCCCGCGCGAAGGCGGCCGCGAGCCCGGGCGACGAGGGCCGCATGTCATGCCCGATCACGATCGCCTCCGCGCCCACGACCTGCACGAAGGCCGCCCCGAACAGCTCGGCCAGCGACTCGTCCCACTGGTCCGGAACCACCCCTCGTACGTCGTACGCCTTGACGAGCTGCGACAGATCAGCCATGGGAATGACCGCTTTCTTCCTTGGTGGTGAGCCAGACGGCAGTGTCCGGCGGGAGGGTGCGTCCCTGCAGGGGGGCGCTGCTCAGTACGGGGCGGCCGGGCAGGCCGAGGGTGTCGAGCGACAGTGGGTCGGGCCCGAAATTCACCACGCACCCCAACTCGCCCCGCCGGAAGGCGAGACAGTGGTCGCCGGGTGCGGTGTACCAGCGCAGGGCTGCGTGGGCCTCGGCAGGGTGCTCGCGGCGCAGGAGCAGCGCGGCGCGGTAGAGCGCGAGGGTGGAGTGCGGGTCGGCCAGCTGGGCCTCCACCGTGTGGGCGGCCCAGCCTTCCGGCTGGGGAAGCCAGCAGTCGTCCGGGGCGGCGGTGGTGAAGCCGTAGGGCGGCCGGCTGCCGGACCAGGGAATCGGGGTGCGGGCGCCGTCGCGTCCCCGGTCGGTGTGACCGGAGCGTTCCCAGAGCGGGTCGCGTATGCGGTCGTCGGGGACAGCGGCCTGCGGGAGGGCGAGTTCCTCGCCCTGGTAGAGGTAGGCGGCTCCGGGGAGGGCCAGCATCAGCAGGGCCGCGGACCGGGCCCGCAGCTCGGATCCGTAGCGGGTGACGGGGCGTACCGCGTCATGGCTGGAGAGCACCCAGGTGACGGGTGCGTCCACGGAAGCGGTCGCCGCGAGGGAGTCGTCGATGACGCCGCGCAGCGCCTGCGCCTCCCAAGGGGCCTCCAGGAAGGCGAAGTTGAAGGCCTGCTGCATTTCGTCCGGGCGTATGTACCGGGCGAGGCGTTCCGGCGCGAAGACGGCGGACTCGGCCACCAGCACACGGTCCGTCGGGGCGACGGCGCCCGGCGGGGCCGGATGGGTGCTGAGAAGGGCGCGCCACTCCCGGTAGAGGGGGTGCAGCTCCTCCTGGTCGTAGTAGGGCATGAGGTGGTTACGGAGCGGGTCCTGGTGCTGGCCGGGGCCCGCGTCGGGCAGGCCCTCGGCCTTGAAGAGAGCGTGGGCCACGTCCACGCGGAAGCCGTCCACGCCGTGGTCCAGCCAGAACCGCAGGACGTCGGCGAAGTCGGAACGCACCTGCGGGTTGCGCCAGTTGAGGTCCGGCTGTTCGGGGGCGTGCAGGTGGAGGTACCAGTCGCCGTCGGCGACGCGGGTCCAGGCCGGTCCTCCGAACGCCGACTGCCAGTCGTTCGGGGGCAACCCGCCGTCCGGCCCCTGTCCGCGGCGGAAGAGGTAGCGGTCGCGGGCCGCGCAGCCCGGTCCCCCCGACAGCGCCTCCTGGAACCACGGGTGTGCGTCGGAGGTGTGGTTGGGGACCAGGTCGACGATGACCTTCAGGCCGAGTCCGTGGGCGTGCCGGGTGAGCGTGCCGAAGTCGTCGAGCGTGCCGAGGTCCGGGGCGACACCCGTGTGGTCGGCGATGTCGTAGCCGCCGTCGGCGAGGGGGGACGGATAGCAGGGGGTGATCCATACGGCGTCGGCGCCCAGGTCCCTGAGGTGACCGAGCCGTTCGGTCACGCCCGGCAGGTCCCCGACTCCGTCGCCGTTCGAGTCGGCGAAGGACCGGGGGTAGACCTCGTAGCACACGGCGTGCCGCCACCAGGTCATGCGGCGCTTCCCTCGGAGAGGGCGACAGCCGGCCGGGGAGCAGCGGCGGGCCGCCCGGGAAGTACGACCTTCTGTTCCGTGCCGGTCTCGGCTGCGAGCGTCGCTGCCCGGGCCACGGCCACGGCGGTCAGTCCCGCGTAGGCATCCGCGACCGGTGCGCCACCCCCGCCGGCGCTGTGCAGCAGGTCGGCGACGGCGGCCCGCACGCTCTCCGTGT harbors:
- a CDS encoding glycoside hydrolase family 13 protein, encoding MTWWRHAVCYEVYPRSFADSNGDGVGDLPGVTERLGHLRDLGADAVWITPCYPSPLADGGYDIADHTGVAPDLGTLDDFGTLTRHAHGLGLKVIVDLVPNHTSDAHPWFQEALSGGPGCAARDRYLFRRGQGPDGGLPPNDWQSAFGGPAWTRVADGDWYLHLHAPEQPDLNWRNPQVRSDFADVLRFWLDHGVDGFRVDVAHALFKAEGLPDAGPGQHQDPLRNHLMPYYDQEELHPLYREWRALLSTHPAPPGAVAPTDRVLVAESAVFAPERLARYIRPDEMQQAFNFAFLEAPWEAQALRGVIDDSLAATASVDAPVTWVLSSHDAVRPVTRYGSELRARSAALLMLALPGAAYLYQGEELALPQAAVPDDRIRDPLWERSGHTDRGRDGARTPIPWSGSRPPYGFTTAAPDDCWLPQPEGWAAHTVEAQLADPHSTLALYRAALLLRREHPAEAHAALRWYTAPGDHCLAFRRGELGCVVNFGPDPLSLDTLGLPGRPVLSSAPLQGRTLPPDTAVWLTTKEESGHSHG
- a CDS encoding ECF transporter S component gives rise to the protein MSDLRSRPVRLGPRAIAALLLVSAIGVASIGWPLLADADSGLAHSQDAPWLFAALLPLLVGVVVATIADSGLDAKAVAMLGVLAAVGAALRPLGAGTAGLEPMFFLMVLSGRVLGPGFGFVLGSVTMFASALLTGGVGPWMPFQMLSMGWFTMGAGLLPAPDRLRGRAELLMLAAYGGVAAFAYGTVMNLYGWTIVPGLGSGISFHPGDPLPENLVRFLAYCLATSLGWDLGRAVLTMALTLTIGATLLKALRRATRRASFEAQVTFDGPEGVKAPTGP
- a CDS encoding SCO2322 family protein, which gives rise to MNRAGNRSGWPTAGALLLVLGAVLTVLGAGTAHAAGYRYWSFWEGKGTGWAYATQGPSLVRPDDGAVQGFRFSVSEDSQDSAKPRRAPDFAVICADTPAKDGTKRIALVIDPGTAADAPDGETPPAPRTACAQVAEDASAAEALASVAKPLRYSSEALLCAISGYPASGCGEQVSGTGHADGTSQAPASPSASAHPGSGRGGPSAGVLAGVAAVLLLGVAAVVQARRRRG
- a CDS encoding energy-coupling factor transporter transmembrane component T, which encodes MTVSAGPARPGRALRAPEATRSNALPAGAWWLWAIGLATAASRTSNPLLLGLLVGVAGYVVAARRTDAPWARSYGAFIRIGLFVVGVRLLFSVFLGSPIPGTHPVFTLPEVPLPDWAQGVRIGGRVTAEQLLFALYDGAKLATLLICIGAANSLANPARLLKSLPGALYEAGVAVVVAMTFAPNMVADVVRLRTARRLRGRPAGGIKAVLQIGLPVLEGALERSVAVAASMDARGYGRTAQVPRAVRHTTNVLTLGGLLGVCAGTYGLLASQGAVYGLPLLFAGLVAAMAGLRLGGARSVRTRYRPDRWGARAWLVAGSGAVVAAAMIWAGSADPEALHPGVVPLTAPVFPLWPAAAVLIGLLPAAVAPAPPVVAVANSEESQ
- a CDS encoding phosphomannomutase/phosphoglucomutase, translated to MADLSQLVKAYDVRGVVPDQWDESLAELFGAAFVQVVGAEAIVIGHDMRPSSPGLAAAFARGASNRGAAVTLIGLCSTDQLYYASGALDLPGAMFTASHNPARYNGIKMCRAGAAPVGQDTGLSRIRELVEAWQESGAPEPVATPGAVGERETLQDYAAHLLSLVDVTSIRPLKVVVDAGNGMGGHTVPTVFAGLPLDLVPMYFELDGTFPHHEANPLDPANIVDLQKRVRDEGADLGIAFDGDADRCFVVDEHGDPVSPSAITALVAARELARHGGSGVVIHNLITSWSVPEVVREHGGTPVRTRVGHSFIKAEMARSGAIFGGEHSAHYYFQDFWNADTGMLAALHVLAALGGQDGPLSALVAGYDRYAASGEINSTVADRADRLTAVTAAYAGREGVTLDELDGLTVTAADWWFNVRPSNTEPLLRLNVEARDEATMARVRDEALAVIRG
- a CDS encoding ABC transporter ATP-binding protein — translated: MIRFEQVSVQYEGAARPTLSGVDLTVPEGELVLLVGPSGVGKSTLLGAVSGLVPHFTGGTLRGRVMVDGRDTRTHKPRELADLVGTVGQDPLSHFVTDTVEDELAYGMESLGLAPDVMRRRVEETLDLLGLAGLRDRPIATLSGGQQQRVAIGSVLTPHPKVLVLDEPTSALDPAAAEEVLAVLQRLVHDLGTTVLMAEHRLERVVQYADQVVLLPSPGAAPVMGAPADIMAVSPVHPPVVALGRLAGWEPLPLSVRDARRRATDLRERLASAEPPSPAPSASAAPAPLPATTPVRRGLFGRRRVPAPRSAPEAVAEATTRVEGLGVRRGRVEALRRVTFSVAPGETVALMGRNGAGKSTLLAALVGMVEPTTGSVLVGGRAPHRTHPRDMVRRVGLVPQEPRDLLYADTVAAECAAADADAGAAAGSCRALVSELLPDVPDDTHPRDLSEGQRLALALAIVLTARPPLLLLDEPTRGLDYAAKARLIRVLRGLAAGGHAIVLATHDVELAAELAHRVVILADGETVADGPTRQVVVSSPAFAPQTAKILAPQEWLTVTQVRGALEAGA
- a CDS encoding prenyltransferase/squalene oxidase repeat-containing protein, which translates into the protein MTVRRTAATLAATATVLCAAAAPAAVAAPSPSPTPSVALPSGLYGTKDPTYDGVWRQSLAFIAQRLEGVTPAAASVDWLVAQQCDSGAYASYRADAGKPCDAKTMTDTNATAAAVQALAEVGGHGDAVDNGVDWLKSVQNEDGGWGYNPGSPSDANSTSIVIGALAKRGQRLGDVTTKGGRTPYDALLELAIPCGGKDGGAFAYQPDKAGKLAANADATAAGVLGSMGKGLAAWNNSASEDKAPTCHKGAVVKPEQAAQNGAHYLAGALAKTGHLNQPPMPGATDTTEQPDFGNTADAVVALAATGHQDKAAGALGWLKKNAAPWAAENGPAAYAQLVVAAHTTGADARDFGGVDLVERLNATGPKPAAAHTPSPATSDYAAQDGTSDDAGLGVWWLVGIGLAAGAGVGFLISSRRKTPQL